Within Pseudomonas alloputida, the genomic segment TGAATGTGGACCTTGTCGGCCTGGACAATGCTGACGCAGTCGAGCAGGCCCTGGACCACCTGCAAGCCCAGGGCTACCGCGACATCCTGGCGGTCAGCGAACCCCTCGATGGCACCAGTTCACGCCTGGAGCGGGTGCAGGCATTCGGCGCGTCGATCAGCCGACGGCCAGGCATGCGTCAGCAGGTACTGGAAATCGGCGCCGGGCTGCAGGGCCAACTGGCTTCGTTTCTTGCCCACAGTGGTCATGGTCCGCAAGCCATCTTCACCTTCAACGGCGTTGCCACCTTGGCGGTCACCCGGGCGCTGCTCGAGGCCGGGCGCAACCTGGTTGCCGATGTCGGGCTGATCGCCCTCGACGACCTCGACTGGTACCCCTTGGTCGGCAAAGGCATCACCGCACTGGCCCAGCCCACCGAGCGTATCGGCGTGGCGGCCTTCGAAAGCCTGCTCGGTCGCTTGCGCGGCGACAGCGGCGCAGCCCGGCGCATCGACTTCAAGGCCAACCTGATCATCCGCGGTTCAACCCAACCCCAGTAAGAAAACGGCAGGCTTGCGCCTGCTGTTGATCAAAAATGAAACCGGTTTCATAAGGACAAGAACAATGCAAGCGAACCCCGTTTCCATCAGTCTCTCCAGCTACGGCGCCGACTTTGTGCGCCAACGTGGCCAGGAGCAGTTTCTGGACCTGCTGGCAGCCGCTGGCGTCAGCCGCGTCGAATTGCGCGAAGAATTGTTCGCCAGCGCACCGGACGCAGCTGCGCTGGGCAGGGTCATTGCCGCGCTGCGCCTGGAATGCCTGTACTCCACCCCCCTTGAACTGTGGACCGCGCAAGGCGTGCCCGACCCGCTGCTGGTGCAGAAGCTGGAAATAGCCCGGGCGCTTGGCGCAGTGGCGCTGAAGGTTTCCTTGGGGCACTTCGATGAGCACTGCGATGTGACGGCCCTGGCGTCGCTGCTGCCTGCGCAGGGGCCTCTGTTGCTGGTGGAAAACGATCAGACCGCACAAGGTGGCAGGATCGAACCGATGCTGCAGTTTTTCCAGCGTGTCGACCCGCTTGGGCTGCGCCTGGGCATGACGTTCGATATCGGTAACTGGCAGTGGCAGGGCGAGCCTGCGCCGCAAGCTGCAAGGCAGCTAGGCCGTTGGGTGCGCTATGTGCATTGCAAGGCTGTGCAGCGCCGGGCCGATGGCCGTCTGGTTGCCATACCGCCGCAAGCAGCGGACCTGCAAGCGTGGGCAGCGCTGATGGCCGAGTTCGCGCCGGGCGTGGTGCGCGCCGTCGAGTACCCCCTGGTGGGCGAAGACCTGCTGGCGCTGACCCGGGCCCAGGTGCGTCACCTTTCTGCACTGGGCGCTGCGCAGGAGCTGGACCATGCATGAACATGACGTGCTGTGTTTCGGCGAAACCATGGCCATGTTCGTCGCCGAGCAAGCCGGTGACCTGGCCGGTGTCGGGCAGTTTGGCAAACGCATCGCCGGCGCCGACAGCAACGTGGCGATCGGCCTGGCGCGGCTGGGCTTCAAGGTGCGCTGGCTGAGCCGGGTTGGTGACGATTCGCTGGGCCGTTTCGTGCTCGACAGCTTGCGCTGCGAAGGCCTGGACTGTTCCGGTGTCGAGGTGGATGCCAACTACCCGACGGGCTTTCAGCTCAAGGCCCGCAGCGAGGATGGCAGCGACCCGGCAGTGGAGTACTTTCGCCGCGGTTCGGCGGCCAGCAGGCTGTCAGCTGCGATGGTGAGCCCCGTTTGGCTGCAGGCTCGCCACGTGCACGCTACCGGTATTCCGCTGGCGCTGTCGGACAG encodes:
- the ptxS gene encoding transcriptional regulator PtxS; the encoded protein is MTDAPAHTRERVTISEVARVAGVSKATVSRYIGGDRQLLAEATAKRLEEVIERLGYRPNQMARGLKRGQTRLIGMLVADILNPYSVAVMHGVETACRQHGYSLVVCNTNRDDEQERHHLVALQSYNVEGLIVNTLGHHPGELLNLQRDIPMVLVDRQLPELNVDLVGLDNADAVEQALDHLQAQGYRDILAVSEPLDGTSSRLERVQAFGASISRRPGMRQQVLEIGAGLQGQLASFLAHSGHGPQAIFTFNGVATLAVTRALLEAGRNLVADVGLIALDDLDWYPLVGKGITALAQPTERIGVAAFESLLGRLRGDSGAARRIDFKANLIIRGSTQPQ
- a CDS encoding xylose isomerase: MQANPVSISLSSYGADFVRQRGQEQFLDLLAAAGVSRVELREELFASAPDAAALGRVIAALRLECLYSTPLELWTAQGVPDPLLVQKLEIARALGAVALKVSLGHFDEHCDVTALASLLPAQGPLLLVENDQTAQGGRIEPMLQFFQRVDPLGLRLGMTFDIGNWQWQGEPAPQAARQLGRWVRYVHCKAVQRRADGRLVAIPPQAADLQAWAALMAEFAPGVVRAVEYPLVGEDLLALTRAQVRHLSALGAAQELDHA